From the Xenorhabdus ishibashii genome, one window contains:
- a CDS encoding inverse autotransporter beta domain-containing protein, protein MFSYVRKIIVFYTLFMIISMSNASEVHNINPEKPDTHLKQTHNTTEADISHILAGNIQTFGNVLSSPSNLAEQAKSYALGKFNSTVFSEAQKWLSQYGTVRIHFGLDRKWALKNNSIDILLPIFDNKTDWLLFSQLGYRNKDSRNTVNLGVGGRYFYQNWMYGLNTFYDHDITGKNQRLGLGGEIWGDYIKLAANTYYRLIDWQESQNFQDYYERPANGYDINGEFFLPVYPNLGMKLTYEQYFGDNVTLFNHDTKQKNPSLAKLGLTYTPIPLFTMGVDYKQGKSGHTETQFLANLNYKFGVPFSTQLSPVNIASMRTLAGSRYDLVERNNHIILDHLKREQEMLIALEPIVGYGQQDIPVNAPIQPDANIKHVRWIVTDKAFTDNHGKLSSDSGKSIVITLPSYQETHKSDYKLDILITYNQGGTKVIQVPIKVFPFLIDGKVNIIPPEYPITTGHEENGYTFSDPIITYQGLPAGKFVKNAKIDKVTWTTEPALGDESGLSFKWNDLPAKTNEKGELTNKEGQLMPNILVSKKIHQEVVVYIQLDGAPRQKIGKVAFSDYKIKGNALNVMPDPKKPLIADGVQKFTYTAEITFSNNLPVGDVDINHVKWNAVGKDSAGNEMKDIFVDGPIGTVKTNQGKLEATLSSKIQLTDVVVTLSIENKESASAKAVSFVADPKRFYVNQIAIDKPGPLIANGENAYTYTAYIVDQDGKAVPEGQEISSIRWSLDDKNKGNKNLEFKAKGNTAGKGGTLTATLGSIDAVKDAVVSLAVEGQKTPKEAKAVSFVADPKRFYVNQIAIDKPGPLIANGENAYTYTAYIVDQDGKAVPEGQEISSIRWSLDDKNKGNKNLEFKAKGNTAGKGGTLTATLGSIDAVKDAVVSLAVEGQKTPKEAKAVSFVADPKRFYVNQIAIDKPGPLIANGENAYTYTAYIVDQDGKAVPEGQEISSIRWSLDDKNKGNKNLEFKAKGNTAGKGGTLTATLGSIDAVKDAVVSLAVEGQKTPKEAKAVSFVADPKRFYVNQIAIDKPGPLIANGENAYTYTAYIVDQDGKAVPEGQEISSIRWSLDDKNKGNKNLEFKAKGNTAGKGGTLTATLGSIDAVKDAVVSLAVEGQKTPKEAKAVSFIPDIQDLDINISISPTGSLMANNSDTYSYTATITNKKTNSNVSNYTFDSVEWAVPENIADMTVTKDSDVTDTQGNLVARVKSDVGIDDFSITLTLNKKISKTSDKRTFNPVPKKAEIFLYNNQNSSVNSDNKNIIFSNSPAPVNAFSSLSGVLRNSNGEKITKSNNHSVIFSSTNPDITSIDADTGEISFYKPGNATLSATITNKSSSIKELYIYTTKVKRYFEQDPNNIVLQWNGRKNCEDSGLVTPNLKADIFNNNDATVLSTEFPDISIWNLLITSDDINSPTGSHTTFFLVLDDYNDYLIYNSLDHSTNPVSLGGGYLLCVVK, encoded by the coding sequence ATGTTTTCATATGTAAGAAAAATCATTGTTTTTTACACGTTATTTATGATTATCTCAATGAGTAATGCTTCCGAAGTGCATAATATAAATCCAGAGAAGCCGGATACACATTTAAAACAAACTCATAACACCACCGAAGCTGATATATCACATATCCTTGCTGGTAATATCCAAACATTTGGGAATGTTTTATCATCACCTTCAAATCTTGCAGAACAGGCAAAATCCTATGCATTGGGTAAATTTAACAGCACTGTATTTTCCGAAGCTCAAAAATGGCTATCGCAGTATGGGACAGTGAGAATTCACTTTGGATTAGACAGGAAATGGGCTCTGAAGAATAATTCAATCGATATCTTACTGCCAATTTTTGATAACAAAACAGATTGGCTGCTTTTTTCCCAGTTGGGTTATCGTAATAAAGACAGTAGAAATACGGTTAACCTGGGTGTAGGTGGTCGCTATTTTTATCAGAATTGGATGTATGGATTAAATACTTTTTATGATCATGACATTACTGGAAAAAATCAACGTTTGGGGCTGGGTGGAGAAATTTGGGGCGACTATATCAAACTTGCCGCTAATACCTATTATCGTTTAATTGACTGGCAAGAATCACAAAACTTTCAAGATTATTATGAACGCCCCGCCAACGGTTATGATATTAATGGAGAGTTTTTCTTGCCTGTTTACCCTAATCTGGGAATGAAACTGACATATGAGCAATATTTTGGTGATAACGTAACTTTATTTAACCATGACACCAAACAGAAAAATCCCAGCTTGGCTAAATTAGGCCTGACTTATACTCCGATCCCACTATTCACCATGGGTGTGGACTATAAACAAGGGAAAAGTGGCCATACTGAAACACAGTTTTTGGCAAACTTAAATTATAAATTTGGGGTTCCCTTTAGTACTCAATTGTCACCCGTTAATATAGCTTCGATGCGGACATTAGCAGGTAGCCGTTATGATCTAGTGGAAAGAAATAACCATATTATTTTAGATCACTTAAAAAGAGAACAAGAAATGTTGATCGCGTTAGAGCCTATTGTTGGATATGGACAGCAAGATATACCCGTTAATGCACCTATACAGCCTGATGCAAATATTAAACACGTTCGCTGGATTGTGACAGATAAAGCATTTACAGATAATCATGGGAAACTCTCTTCTGATTCAGGAAAAAGCATTGTTATTACACTTCCCAGTTATCAGGAAACACATAAAAGCGATTACAAGTTGGATATATTAATCACCTATAATCAAGGAGGAACCAAAGTTATTCAGGTTCCTATAAAAGTCTTTCCTTTTTTGATCGATGGAAAAGTAAATATTATTCCACCTGAATATCCGATAACAACAGGTCATGAAGAAAATGGGTATACATTCAGCGATCCCATTATTACTTATCAGGGTTTACCCGCTGGAAAGTTTGTCAAGAATGCCAAAATTGATAAAGTAACTTGGACAACGGAACCCGCTTTAGGCGATGAATCTGGATTAAGTTTCAAATGGAATGATTTGCCGGCTAAAACGAATGAAAAAGGAGAATTAACAAATAAAGAAGGGCAGTTAATGCCCAACATTTTAGTCAGTAAAAAAATACACCAAGAGGTCGTTGTTTACATACAACTGGATGGTGCCCCACGGCAGAAAATAGGTAAGGTGGCATTTAGTGACTATAAAATAAAAGGCAACGCACTTAATGTGATGCCCGATCCTAAAAAACCACTGATTGCTGATGGTGTTCAAAAGTTCACTTATACGGCAGAGATCACGTTCAGTAACAATTTACCGGTGGGGGACGTTGATATTAATCATGTGAAGTGGAACGCGGTTGGCAAAGATTCTGCGGGAAATGAAATGAAGGATATTTTTGTCGATGGCCCAATCGGTACGGTTAAGACGAATCAAGGGAAATTAGAAGCAACATTAAGCAGCAAAATTCAATTAACTGATGTCGTGGTAACACTTTCTATTGAAAATAAGGAATCAGCCTCAGCCAAGGCGGTTTCTTTTGTGGCTGATCCGAAAAGGTTCTATGTCAACCAAATCGCAATTGATAAGCCAGGCCCGCTGATAGCCAATGGAGAAAATGCCTATACCTACACGGCCTATATCGTAGATCAGGATGGGAAGGCCGTCCCCGAAGGCCAGGAAATTTCCAGTATTCGCTGGAGCCTGGACGATAAGAATAAGGGCAATAAAAACCTTGAGTTCAAAGCCAAAGGGAATACTGCCGGAAAAGGCGGCACACTGACTGCCACACTGGGCAGTATCGACGCTGTTAAGGATGCCGTCGTTTCGCTGGCGGTGGAAGGGCAAAAAACACCCAAGGAAGCCAAGGCGGTTTCTTTTGTGGCTGATCCGAAAAGGTTCTATGTCAACCAAATCGCAATTGATAAGCCAGGCCCGCTGATAGCCAATGGAGAAAATGCCTATACCTACACGGCCTATATCGTAGATCAGGATGGGAAGGCCGTCCCCGAAGGCCAGGAAATTTCCAGTATTCGCTGGAGCCTGGACGATAAGAATAAGGGCAATAAAAACCTTGAGTTCAAAGCCAAAGGGAATACTGCCGGAAAAGGCGGCACACTGACTGCCACACTGGGCAGTATCGACGCTGTTAAGGATGCCGTCGTTTCGCTGGCGGTGGAAGGGCAAAAAACACCCAAGGAAGCCAAGGCGGTTTCTTTTGTGGCTGATCCGAAAAGGTTCTATGTCAACCAAATCGCAATTGATAAGCCAGGCCCGCTGATAGCCAATGGAGAAAATGCCTATACCTACACGGCCTATATCGTAGATCAGGATGGAAAGGCCGTCCCCGAAGGCCAGGAAATTTCCAGTATTCGCTGGAGCCTGGACGATAAGAATAAGGGCAATAAAAACCTTGAGTTCAAAGCCAAAGGGAATACTGCCGGAAAAGGTGGCACACTGACTGCCACACTGGGCAGTATCGACGCTGTTAAGGATGCCGTCGTTTCGCTGGCGGTGGAAGGGCAAAAAACACCCAAGGAAGCCAAGGCGGTTTCTTTTGTGGCTGATCCGAAAAGGTTCTATGTCAACCAAATCGCAATTGATAAGCCAGGCCCGCTGATAGCCAATGGAGAAAATGCCTATACCTACACGGCCTATATCGTAGATCAGGATGGAAAGGCCGTCCCCGAAGGCCAGGAAATTTCCAGTATTCGCTGGAGCCTGGACGATAAGAATAAGGGCAATAAAAACCTTGAGTTCAAAGCCAAAGGGAATACTGCCGGAAAAGGCGGCACACTGACTGCCACACTGGGCAGTATCGACGCTGTTAAGGATGCCGTCGTTTCGCTGGCGGTGGAAGGGCAAAAAACACCCAAGGAAGCCAAGGCGGTTTCTTTTATACCAGATATACAGGATTTAGATATAAATATCAGCATATCTCCGACAGGATCATTAATGGCTAATAATTCTGATACATATAGTTATACAGCTACAATTACTAATAAGAAAACAAATAGTAACGTATCAAATTATACGTTTGATTCAGTAGAATGGGCTGTGCCAGAAAATATAGCAGATATGACTGTAACTAAAGATTCAGACGTTACTGATACACAAGGGAATTTAGTTGCAAGGGTAAAAAGTGATGTAGGTATTGATGATTTTAGCATAACGTTGACCCTCAATAAAAAAATAAGCAAAACTAGTGATAAAAGAACTTTCAATCCTGTTCCCAAAAAAGCAGAAATATTTCTATATAATAACCAGAATTCCTCGGTTAATAGTGATAATAAAAATATAATCTTTTCTAATTCACCTGCACCTGTTAATGCCTTTAGTTCTTTAAGTGGGGTATTAAGAAATTCGAATGGGGAAAAAATCACCAAATCAAACAATCACTCAGTTATTTTTTCTTCAACCAACCCTGATATAACCTCTATTGATGCAGATACTGGTGAAATATCTTTTTATAAGCCAGGTAACGCGACATTGTCTGCGACAATAACAAACAAAAGCAGTAGCATAAAAGAATTATATATTTACACGACAAAAGTTAAAAGATATTTCGAACAAGATCCAAATAATATTGTTTTACAATGGAATGGTAGGAAAAACTGTGAAGATAGTGGCCTTGTTACACCAAACTTAAAAGCAGACATTTTTAATAATAATGACGCCACAGTGTTATCGACAGAATTTCCAGATATTAGTATATGGAATTTGCTAATAACGAGTGATGACATTAATAGTCCTACGGGTAGTCATACTACATTCTTTTTAGTTTTGGATGATTATAATGATTATCTAATCTATAACTCGTTGGATCATAGTACAAATCCGGTTAGTTTAGGAGGAGGATACCTACTTTGTGTAGTTAAGTAA
- the cobB gene encoding Sir2 family NAD+-dependent deacetylase, producing MRVLHRHSKFYRIRRLRRQRSHRQNFYRDTRLANKLERPYVVVLTGAGISAESGIQTFRSSDGLWEEHRVEDVATPEGFQRDPDLVQAFYNARRKQLQQPDIQPNAAHYALAELEHELGDHFLLVTQNIDDLHERAGSQRVLHMHGELLKARCCQSGQVVEWTTDLTMEDRCHCCQFPSPLRPHVVWFGEMPLGMEQIYSALADADIFIAIGTSGHVYPAAGFVHEAKLSGAHTVELNLEPSQVENLFDEKHYGHASKIVMQYVQSLTQQIKVNKS from the coding sequence ATGCGGGTTCTGCATCGACACAGCAAATTTTACCGAATCAGGCGATTACGGCGTCAACGATCGCATAGACAAAACTTTTACAGGGATACCCGATTGGCAAATAAACTAGAAAGACCTTATGTGGTGGTACTGACGGGAGCAGGAATTTCTGCTGAGTCAGGTATCCAAACATTTCGCTCTTCCGATGGCCTGTGGGAAGAACATCGTGTTGAAGATGTTGCGACGCCGGAAGGTTTTCAGCGTGATCCTGATCTGGTTCAGGCATTTTATAATGCACGTCGAAAGCAGTTACAGCAACCGGATATCCAGCCTAATGCTGCACATTATGCTCTGGCCGAACTCGAACATGAGCTTGGCGACCATTTTTTATTGGTGACACAGAATATTGATGATTTACATGAACGTGCGGGAAGTCAGCGTGTTTTGCATATGCATGGTGAATTATTGAAAGCTCGGTGTTGTCAATCTGGACAAGTCGTTGAATGGACAACTGATCTAACAATGGAAGATCGTTGCCATTGTTGCCAGTTTCCGTCCCCATTGCGTCCTCATGTCGTGTGGTTTGGGGAAATGCCATTGGGGATGGAACAGATTTATTCTGCTTTAGCTGATGCCGATATCTTTATTGCTATCGGAACATCAGGCCATGTTTATCCGGCAGCAGGTTTCGTACATGAGGCTAAATTGTCTGGAGCACATACTGTTGAGTTGAATCTTGAACCTAGCCAGGTCGAAAATCTGTTTGATGAAAAACACTATGGTCACGCCAGTAAAATAGTTATGCAATATGTTCAATCCTTAACTCAGCAGATAAAGGTAAACAAAAGCTGA
- the lolC gene encoding lipoprotein-releasing ABC transporter permease subunit LolC, which produces MFQSVSLFIGLRYMRGRAVDKFGRFVSWLSAIGITLGVAALITVLSVMNGFERSLESSILGFMPQAVITSENGSINPVEHPSRQLAGLKGVSRMTPIVQGDVVLQSHHNVGVGVMLGINRDEYAPLAEHLVNVDRNQLQPGRYFVILGEKLAAKLGVKRGDQIRIIVPSASQLTPMGRIPSQRLFTVAGTFFANSEADSTEILVNQQDAARLLRYPVGNITGWRLFLNEPLSVDELSQQTLPKGLIWKDWRERKGEFFQAVRMEKNMMGLLLSLIIAVAAFNIITSLSLLVMEKQGEIAILQTQGLTRRQVMAIFMIQGAGAGIIGAVLGTGLGILLSSQLNNLMPIIGLLAEGMQLPVAIDTTQVMLIAISAMLISLISTLYPSWRAAATQPAEALRYE; this is translated from the coding sequence ATGTTTCAGTCTGTCTCATTATTTATAGGATTGCGCTATATGCGCGGGCGGGCGGTCGACAAATTTGGCCGTTTTGTTTCATGGTTGTCAGCGATTGGCATTACGCTGGGCGTGGCGGCATTGATTACGGTATTGTCAGTCATGAACGGTTTTGAACGTTCATTAGAAAGTAGCATCTTGGGCTTTATGCCGCAGGCTGTCATTACATCGGAAAACGGCTCTATCAACCCCGTTGAACACCCAAGCCGTCAGCTTGCAGGGTTAAAAGGCGTGAGCCGTATGACTCCTATTGTGCAAGGGGATGTAGTGCTACAGAGTCACCACAATGTTGGGGTTGGTGTTATGTTGGGTATTAACCGTGACGAATATGCGCCATTGGCGGAACATCTTGTCAATGTTGATCGCAACCAGCTACAACCCGGACGTTATTTTGTCATTCTGGGCGAAAAATTGGCGGCCAAATTAGGGGTAAAACGTGGTGATCAAATCCGTATTATCGTGCCGAGTGCCAGCCAGTTAACACCAATGGGCAGAATTCCCAGTCAACGTTTATTCACTGTAGCGGGTACATTTTTCGCCAATAGTGAAGCGGATAGTACAGAAATTTTGGTCAATCAACAGGATGCAGCCAGATTGTTGCGCTATCCCGTTGGTAATATTACGGGCTGGCGCTTGTTTCTTAATGAGCCATTATCAGTAGATGAGTTGAGCCAGCAAACCTTGCCAAAAGGGCTGATATGGAAAGATTGGCGCGAACGCAAAGGGGAATTTTTTCAGGCAGTTCGTATGGAGAAAAACATGATGGGGTTATTGTTGAGCCTGATCATTGCCGTCGCTGCTTTTAATATTATTACCTCTCTCTCTTTGTTAGTGATGGAAAAACAGGGTGAAATCGCTATCTTGCAGACACAAGGGCTGACCCGCCGTCAGGTCATGGCTATTTTTATGATCCAGGGAGCGGGAGCAGGCATTATTGGCGCTGTATTGGGAACGGGATTAGGAATATTGCTTTCCAGTCAGTTAAATAACCTCATGCCAATTATCGGTTTGCTGGCTGAGGGCATGCAATTACCGGTTGCGATTGATACTACGCAAGTCATGTTGATCGCCATTAGTGCCATGCTGATCTCCTTAATATCGACGCTATACCCTTCCTGGCGCGCGGCTGCCACCCAACCTGCTGAGGCTTTACGTTATGAGTAA
- a CDS encoding N-acyl homoserine lactonase, giving the protein MGRVKLIIKLFLYMAFFIPVANANSDTGYDVAQKITQRYFDNQIYCGDDGLPVFLCSGVLIRGTVASDKYHSWNPSPTSQRKGSVSFSYLRSDVKIIELEVNHHNGYIFSPYLESFDNTGNPKINPEILCYFPIDGGTDARNDKGCGSYSGYLNSGSCQQQNITTAEQWVNNYINVNHFDRNAQCGFDVTGDNSADIFMQAIKVSSLIDLPLNNELLLAVWDQDIPEKLPIEAFFYQNDGLQDAQYDQKDYYQSTGILLPIIKITFPRDKSEDVRFTYDQEDQININ; this is encoded by the coding sequence ATGGGAAGAGTAAAGTTAATTATTAAATTATTTCTGTATATGGCATTTTTTATACCTGTCGCTAATGCTAACTCAGATACAGGGTACGACGTTGCGCAAAAAATAACTCAAAGGTATTTTGACAATCAAATATATTGTGGGGATGATGGGCTTCCGGTATTTTTATGCTCAGGAGTATTAATAAGGGGAACTGTTGCGTCAGATAAATATCACTCATGGAATCCTAGCCCAACTTCTCAAAGAAAGGGAAGTGTTTCATTTTCTTATCTAAGATCTGATGTTAAAATCATTGAATTAGAAGTTAATCATCATAATGGTTATATTTTTTCTCCCTATCTTGAAAGTTTTGATAATACAGGTAACCCTAAAATTAATCCTGAAATCCTCTGTTATTTTCCTATCGATGGAGGCACCGATGCTAGAAATGATAAAGGATGTGGTTCTTATTCAGGGTATCTTAATAGTGGATCTTGTCAACAACAAAATATTACTACAGCAGAACAATGGGTTAATAATTACATAAATGTTAATCATTTTGATCGTAATGCTCAATGTGGTTTTGATGTGACTGGTGATAACAGTGCAGATATATTTATGCAGGCTATTAAAGTTAGCTCACTTATTGATTTGCCATTAAACAATGAATTACTTTTGGCTGTCTGGGACCAAGATATTCCTGAAAAATTACCTATAGAAGCTTTTTTTTATCAAAATGATGGATTACAAGATGCACAGTATGATCAAAAAGATTATTATCAATCTACCGGTATACTGCTACCTATCATAAAAATAACCTTCCCCAGAGATAAGAGTGAAGATGTTCGTTTTACTTATGACCAAGAAGATCAGATTAATATAAATTAA
- the lolD gene encoding lipoprotein-releasing ABC transporter ATP-binding protein LolD — translation MSNHPLLLCHQLCKKYQEGKISTEVLKNVTFSMQQGEIMAIVGSSGSGKSTLLHLLGGLDSPSSGEVLFKGQSLNQMSSSARSELRNREIGFIYQFHHLLPDFTALENVAMPLLIGGQKRRAQPKALDMLAAVGLENRAHHRPSELSGGERQRVAIARALVNEPSLVLADEPTGNLDQRNADSVFQLLQELNQQQGTAFLVVTHDLKLANQLARQVEMRDGYLQDELTLTAGEM, via the coding sequence ATGAGTAATCACCCTTTATTACTGTGTCATCAACTGTGCAAAAAATATCAGGAAGGAAAAATTTCTACAGAAGTACTTAAGAATGTCACTTTTTCCATGCAACAGGGAGAAATTATGGCCATTGTCGGTAGTTCTGGCTCTGGTAAAAGTACGTTGTTGCACTTGCTTGGTGGCCTGGATTCACCGTCGTCTGGTGAAGTCCTTTTCAAAGGGCAATCACTCAACCAAATGTCCTCATCTGCACGGTCAGAATTACGTAACAGAGAAATTGGTTTTATTTATCAGTTTCACCATTTATTGCCTGATTTTACGGCATTGGAAAATGTTGCGATGCCACTCCTGATTGGTGGCCAGAAACGCCGTGCTCAACCAAAAGCATTGGATATGCTGGCGGCGGTTGGATTGGAAAATCGGGCGCATCATCGGCCATCTGAATTGTCGGGGGGAGAACGCCAACGTGTCGCAATAGCCCGCGCACTGGTCAATGAACCTTCATTGGTATTGGCGGATGAGCCAACGGGTAACCTTGACCAACGAAATGCAGACAGTGTGTTTCAGCTTTTACAAGAATTGAACCAACAGCAAGGCACAGCATTTCTTGTTGTCACTCATGATCTGAAATTAGCAAATCAACTGGCTCGTCAGGTAGAAATGCGTGATGGATATTTACAGGATGAATTAACCCTGACGGCGGGGGAGATGTAA
- the lolE gene encoding lipoprotein-releasing ABC transporter permease subunit LolE, producing the protein MVNLPLALFTALRFSRGRRRSGMVSLISVISTLGIMLGVAVLIIGLSAMNGFERELKNRILSVVPHGQIYAVEQPFQDWQTALKRVRQTPGIVGSSPYIEFTGLMERGEKLHAIQVRGVDLDTERDVSTLPQFVRHGAWKTFRAGKNQVILGQGVANSLHVKQGDWVTVMIPNNDASLKLLQPKRIRLQVAGIFQLSGMLDHSLALVPLPDAQNYLDYGSAITGIAIKADNVFAAEQRVWDAGNATGKYVYISTWIKDYGYMYNDIQMVRSIMYLAMVLVIGVACFNIISTLIMAVKDKSSDIAILRTLGAKDSHIRAIFLWYGLLTGMIGSIIGGVVGVFISLNLTTIIKGLEKLFGHQLLSGDIYFIDFLPSELHVMDVCYVLLTALVLSLLASWYPARRASKLDPARILSGQ; encoded by the coding sequence ATGGTAAATCTGCCCCTTGCATTATTTACTGCATTACGATTTAGTCGTGGCCGACGTCGTTCAGGCATGGTTTCCCTGATCTCTGTCATTTCGACGCTGGGCATCATGCTGGGTGTCGCGGTGCTGATTATTGGTCTGAGTGCCATGAACGGTTTTGAACGGGAACTGAAAAATCGGATACTTTCCGTTGTTCCGCATGGGCAAATTTATGCTGTGGAGCAGCCTTTTCAGGATTGGCAAACTGCCCTTAAGCGGGTAAGACAGACACCAGGTATTGTAGGATCTTCTCCCTATATTGAGTTTACTGGCCTGATGGAGCGTGGTGAAAAACTGCATGCTATACAGGTACGTGGGGTCGATCTGGATACCGAGAGGGATGTGAGTACTCTGCCACAGTTTGTGCGTCATGGGGCATGGAAAACGTTCAGGGCAGGAAAAAATCAGGTGATTTTAGGGCAGGGTGTGGCTAATTCATTGCACGTGAAACAGGGGGATTGGGTGACTGTCATGATCCCCAATAACGATGCAAGCCTGAAACTTTTGCAGCCTAAACGTATCCGTTTACAAGTTGCGGGTATTTTCCAGTTGAGTGGCATGTTAGATCACAGCCTGGCTCTTGTTCCCTTACCTGATGCTCAGAACTATCTGGATTATGGTAGTGCAATCACAGGTATCGCCATTAAAGCAGATAATGTTTTTGCCGCAGAGCAGCGTGTTTGGGACGCAGGTAATGCGACAGGAAAATATGTGTATATCAGCACATGGATAAAAGATTACGGTTATATGTACAACGATATCCAGATGGTACGTAGCATTATGTACCTGGCTATGGTTCTGGTAATTGGTGTTGCTTGCTTTAATATTATTTCAACATTGATTATGGCCGTGAAGGATAAAAGCAGTGACATCGCTATCCTGCGTACATTGGGAGCCAAAGATAGCCATATCAGGGCAATTTTTTTATGGTATGGATTACTGACAGGCATGATAGGCAGCATAATTGGTGGTGTTGTTGGGGTTTTTATATCATTAAATTTGACGACTATCATTAAAGGGTTAGAAAAGCTGTTTGGGCACCAACTCCTTTCAGGAGATATCTATTTTATCGATTTTCTGCCGTCAGAATTGCATGTTATGGATGTGTGTTATGTTCTGTTAACGGCATTAGTATTAAGCTTGTTGGCTAGTTGGTATCCTGCTCGTCGGGCTAGTAAACTTGATCCAGCGCGAATTTTGAGTGGGCAATAG
- the pepT gene encoding peptidase T — translation MDRLLERFFKYIAFNTQSKLSAKTIPSSNGQLDLAKALYEELIQLDFADVILNERGCVMATLPSNVATPVPVIGFIAHLDTSPDFSGKHVNPQIVENYRGGDIALGMGDEVLSPVMFPVLHSLLGKTLITTDGKTLLGADDKAGIAEIITAMVRLKQGNIPHGDIRIAFTPDEEIGRGAHYFDVEAFGAEWAYTVDGGGVGELEFENFNAASVVIKIMGNMTHPGSAKGVMVNALTLAMRIHHALPVEETPEQTEGYEGFYHLYSMKGTVERAEMHYIIRDFDRANFEKRKKNLIAIAENVGEGLHPDCYIELAIEDDYYNMHSEVLKYPHVIAIAKQAIQDCNIEPIIQPIRGGTDGAELSYRGLPCPNIFTGGYNYHSKHEFISLEDMEQAVNVIMRIAELTVSHGSHE, via the coding sequence ATGGATAGATTATTAGAGCGTTTTTTTAAATATATTGCATTTAATACCCAATCAAAATTATCCGCAAAAACCATTCCCAGTAGTAACGGTCAGTTAGATCTTGCTAAGGCATTATACGAAGAGCTGATCCAACTTGATTTTGCCGATGTCATTCTCAATGAACGCGGATGTGTTATGGCGACATTGCCATCCAATGTTGCAACTCCTGTTCCTGTCATTGGTTTTATTGCCCACCTCGATACCTCACCGGATTTTTCTGGTAAGCATGTTAATCCCCAGATTGTGGAAAACTATCGTGGCGGTGATATTGCGTTAGGGATGGGAGATGAAGTGCTGTCGCCAGTCATGTTTCCTGTATTACATAGTTTATTGGGAAAAACATTAATTACGACTGATGGGAAGACACTGTTGGGTGCTGATGATAAAGCTGGGATCGCTGAAATCATTACCGCAATGGTGCGTTTGAAACAGGGAAATATTCCACATGGTGACATTCGGATTGCGTTTACGCCAGATGAAGAAATTGGCAGGGGGGCGCACTATTTTGATGTAGAAGCTTTTGGTGCAGAGTGGGCCTATACCGTTGATGGGGGTGGAGTGGGGGAATTGGAATTTGAAAATTTCAATGCCGCATCCGTGGTCATCAAGATTATGGGTAATATGACTCATCCGGGCAGTGCCAAAGGCGTCATGGTTAACGCATTGACATTAGCCATGCGCATCCATCATGCCTTACCTGTTGAAGAAACACCTGAACAGACGGAAGGCTATGAAGGTTTTTATCATTTGTATAGCATGAAAGGGACTGTTGAGCGTGCCGAGATGCACTACATTATCCGGGATTTTGACAGGGCTAATTTTGAAAAGCGCAAAAAAAACCTTATTGCTATTGCGGAAAATGTTGGAGAAGGATTGCATCCAGACTGCTATATTGAGCTGGCGATTGAAGATGATTATTACAACATGCATAGCGAAGTACTTAAATATCCCCATGTTATTGCCATTGCTAAACAAGCAATACAGGATTGTAACATTGAGCCGATAATCCAGCCGATCCGTGGTGGGACTGATGGCGCAGAGTTATCTTATCGTGGCCTCCCTTGTCCAAATATCTTCACAGGTGGGTATAATTATCATAGCAAGCATGAATTTATTTCACTGGAAGATATGGAACAGGCAGTTAACGTAATTATGCGGATTGCTGAACTGACGGTAAGTCACGGGAGTCATGAGTAA